From one Pedobacter faecalis genomic stretch:
- a CDS encoding FecR family protein — protein sequence MDTKKAQELINRFRQGRLSPEDEAILDGWYLSLPEEERSSISDEQLQARKEAILMRLNESYLNSNKEPRITRLWPRIAVSAAAVAAIIFGLWFFNYRDTSKTSNNTEHNYATDIKPGTFGATITLANGKTIALSEAKEGVVIGNGITYTDGTSVMDSSSRTGQSSSRTEGRDLLDKGSLAALEMTAATARGQTYHITLPDGTKVWLNAASKIEFPGSFDGLVAREVRLSGEAYFEVFRNKKQPFVVNVKKLDDRIAQRVEVLGTHFNINGYADEANIKTTLLEGSVKVMPWAAVPVSLPGLSKQALAMREVLLKPGQQAMLTPNQNLRVAEVNTEEAVAWKNGSFAYNNTPLEEVMRQIARWYNVSVSYEKESLKKVPIGGAVSRNDNVSRMLKTLENTGAVRFEIKGKTILVKE from the coding sequence CCCCGAGGATGAGGCGATCCTTGATGGCTGGTACCTGAGCCTTCCGGAAGAGGAGCGCAGCAGCATTAGTGATGAGCAATTGCAGGCGCGGAAAGAAGCGATTCTGATGCGTTTGAATGAAAGTTATCTGAATTCAAATAAAGAACCTCGTATAACCCGATTGTGGCCGCGCATTGCAGTATCGGCAGCTGCGGTAGCGGCCATAATATTCGGGTTGTGGTTTTTTAATTATAGAGATACAAGCAAGACCAGTAACAACACCGAGCATAACTATGCCACGGACATCAAACCCGGAACCTTTGGCGCAACGATTACTCTGGCGAACGGGAAGACGATCGCACTAAGTGAAGCCAAAGAAGGTGTGGTGATTGGCAATGGCATTACTTATACCGACGGTACGTCGGTTATGGACTCGTCATCCCGAACCGGCCAATCGTCATCCCGAACCGAAGGGAGGGATCTCCTGGACAAGGGATCTCTCGCTGCGCTCGAGATGACGGCCGCTACCGCTCGCGGACAAACTTACCACATTACCTTACCGGATGGAACGAAGGTATGGCTTAACGCTGCTTCGAAAATCGAATTTCCCGGCTCCTTCGATGGGTTAGTCGCGCGGGAAGTTCGATTAAGTGGCGAAGCCTACTTTGAAGTTTTTAGGAACAAAAAGCAACCCTTTGTAGTAAACGTCAAAAAATTGGATGATAGAATAGCCCAAAGGGTAGAGGTATTGGGTACCCATTTCAACATTAACGGCTATGCCGATGAGGCGAATATTAAGACGACCCTCCTGGAGGGAAGTGTTAAAGTGATGCCGTGGGCTGCAGTACCCGTGTCATTACCGGGCCTGAGCAAGCAGGCCCTGGCCATGCGCGAAGTACTGTTAAAGCCTGGTCAGCAGGCCATGCTAACCCCCAACCAAAACCTGCGCGTAGCGGAGGTGAACACCGAAGAGGCGGTAGCCTGGAAGAACGGAAGCTTTGCGTACAACAACACCCCGCTGGAGGAAGTGATGCGGCAGATAGCCAGGTGGTATAACGTAAGCGTAAGCTACGAGAAAGAAAGCCTGAAAAAGGTACCGATAGGAGGTGCGGTATCCAGAAACGACAATGTGAGCCGTATGCTCAAAACCCTGGAAAACACCGGCGCTGTGCGCTTTGAGATTAAAGGGAAAACCATACTAGTTAAAGAATAA